In the genome of Enterococcus sp. DIV2402, the window GTTTGGATTCGTTAATGATTGTAGTAAGAAATCCATTTGATAGATGCTGCTGATAACTTTTCTGTAGCGAGCCATTTAATGGTTAGGATGAACCGTTCGATGTCTTCTTTATAAATTAGCTATCCAATTATATCTATCAGCTGTTTTTTCTAAATTTAAATAAACATTACTTAATTTTTAAACAAAAATCCCTCTATGTAAGTGAATACTCACATAGAGGGATTGCTTGTTGTAATAAAATTACCGGCGATAGCCTTTGCCTAATTTTTTCTCCCATATCTTCAAAATTTGTGAAGTAGTGAAAGTTAAAATGAAATAAATAGATGCCGCAACATACAGTGGCTTCATTGGAATAAAGGACGAAGTAATCACAATTTGAGCACTATTCATCAGTTCATAAATACCAATTGTCGAAAGTAAAGATGAATCTTTAATCAAGACAATGAACTCATTTCCTAATGGCGGTAAAATATTACGCATTGCTTGTGGCAAGATAACGTAACGCATGGTTTGAGCTGGTCGTAATCCTAACGACCCTGCTGCTTCTGATTGCCCAACTTCTACTGCATTAATTCCTGCCCGAACAATCTCAGCAACGTAAGCACCAGAGTTCAAAGACAGTGCGATAATCCCTGGTAATAAGCGACCAAAGTCAATATCTAACACGCCAATTGGAATTGTTGGCAAATTAAAAACTTTATGCAGCAATCCAATACTAATCAAAATTTGTACTAACATTGGGGTTCCACGAAAAACTTCAATATAAATATTTGCAAGCCAACGGAAAGGACGTACAGACGACAATTTCATTAAAGCAAAGATAACGCCCAATATCGTACCTAAGATAATCGTGATAAATGAAATAATCAAGGTCACGAGTGTGCCAGAAATAAAATAATTATAATACGTAGATAAAAAAGAGTAATCCATAATATTCTCCCCTTCTACTTAGAGGCATTCTCATTTGCTAAATCGGTATTTTTTTGGACAAACTCAGCAATTTCCCCGTCATCAATTAATTTTTGTAGCGCCTCATTTAATGCTTCTTGTAATTCAGTGCTACCTTTTGGCAAAGCAATTGCGTATGCTTCATCTTCCGCTGTTTCTAAAGCTACATCAGCGATTGCGATATCATCATTTTGTCCAACATATGATTCGGCAACGGCACTTTCTGCAACTAAAGCGTCAATAGAACCTTGTTTTAATTCAAGAACTAGACTAGGTACTTTTGGAACAGAAACAATCTGAGAATCTGGTAGTTGATCTTTTACAATTGATTCTTGAATCGAACCTTTTTGTGCACCCACTTTTTTACCACTTAAATCACTAACTTCTTTATATTTATCTAAGTTATCTTTATGCACGATTACTTTTTGTTCTGGTAAGAAATAATTCATTGTAAAATCAATTGATTTCTTACGTTCTTCTGTCGCAGAAATACCAGAGACAGCAATATCCACTTGACCTTGTTCCAAAGCAGCTAAAACGGCATTGAATTCCATATCAGAAAACTCAACTTTAGGAATACCTAGTTCTTTCGCTAAAGCATTCACCATATCAATATCAGCACCAACAATGGTATCTTTGCCATCAATCATTGCATGAAACTCAAAAGGTGCAAAATCCGCAGATGTTCCCACTTTAAGCACGCCTGCTTCTTTAATTTCTTCTAATTGATTAGTTGCTTCAGAAGCTTTACTAGAACCTGAACCAGCTGTTTCACCACCACCACAAGCTGCTAAAGCAAATAAACCTATTACGATACTCGTTAAACCAATTATTTTTTTCATACTAATTTCCCCTTTTAATATTTATACATAAATATTTCTTTTTTTAACTATATATGCACTTTATCATATAATTAATAAAAAATAAACAACAAATATGCATTATTTGTTGTTTTCGTATATATTCTTGCAAATTTTAGCTTTTCAAACGATAATAAAGAAAAGGATTGGAGGAATTTATATGTCTACAATGGTATTTGTCAATTTCCCCGTAAAAGATGTTGCTGCTTCTACAGCTTTTTATGAAAAGTTGGGTTTCAAAAAAAATGAGGAGTTTTCAACTGAACAAACAAGTTCAATGGTTTGGGATGATAATTTCTGGATTATGTTATTAGATCATTCATTTTATCAATTATTCATCAAAGATCGTACAATTGCAGATACAAAAACACAAAGTGCAACGTTAATTGCTTTTTCATTGAATAGTGCCGAAGAAGTTAAAAACTTTGGCAAAATTGCTGAAGAAAATGGTGGTAGTGTTTATAAAGTAGATATGGGCATTCCTGAAGATCAAATGTATGGATTAGAAGTAATCGATTTAGATGGAAATACACTTGAACCAACCTGGATGCAAGTATAAAAATAAGCCGAAATTCAAAATTGTTGAATTTCGGCTTTTCTTATTCTGACCATGGTAAATCAATTGATAATTTAGCAGCGAATTCTTTATACGCGCTACGTTCTTCTAAGCGACTAGCTCGACGTTTTTCGTAGCCACCACAAACCAATTGTTCTTCCTCGGTTTCAGGAATTACTTTTGGAACAGTGAATTCCGTTTCTTCATTCATATGCGAAGGTACTGCAACAAACGTTGTAAAACACGTTGCTGCTAGATAACGTTCACCAGTCACCAAGTCTTCTCCAATTACTTTGACAAATACTTCCATTGATCGATTATGTGCTCCAGACACATACGATTCGATACATACAGAGTGGTTATTATGTAATGGTTTTAAAAAATTCAACTGGTCTAACGATGCCGTTACCGCGCCTCTTCGACAATGTCTTGTAACTGAAATGGAGGCTGCATCATCAATCAAAGTCATTAGTTTTCCACCAAATAAAAAACCAAACGGATTCAAATCAAATGGAAAAATACGATGCGTTTGAATAACTTTCGATAATCGACAATAAGTTTCTTGCAAATAAATCACCTCAGCTGTAGTTTAGCACAAATTTTATTATAAGAACCAAAATTATAACATACATCTATTAACAATAAAATATCCGAACTACAGAGAGTGTGCCGCCTGCTACCTAGCAGGTTCTCGTCGCAAATTCAAAAGAGAATTAACGTCTCACACTCCATTTAGTTCGGATGTTATCGTTTGTTTAATATTTTCTAAAACGTTGATAACGTGCTTCTAACAATTCTGGTAAATCTTTTGCTGATAATTCCTTTAGCTTTCGAATCAAATCTGATTTCATTCGCTTTACTATTGCAGCTTCTGACAAAGGCTCACCACGAAATGTTTCCGGAATCACACGTTCAACAATACCTAATTCTTTTAATTCCTGTGCAGTGATTTTCATTAAATCAGCTGCTTCTTTGGCACGACTACCATCTTTCCAAAGAATTGAAGCAAATCCCTCTGGAGATAACACGGCATAAATTGAATGTTCCATCATCCAAACTTCATCGCCTAAGGCTAATGCTAAGGCACCCCCACTACCACCTTCACCTATGATAATGGCAATAATTGGGACACTTAAATCTGACATTTCTAATAAATTACGAGCAATTGCTTCGCCTTCACCACGTTCTTCTGCGCCAATTCCACAAAATGCACCTGCTGTATTTACAAAAGTAATAACCGGTCGATTAAATTTTTCTGCTTGTTTCATCAAGCGCAATGCTTTACGGTAACCTTCAGGGTGTGGTGAACCAAAATTACGTTTCAAGTTTTCAGGTAGATTACGTCCTTTTTGAATACCAATAACAGTGACAGGTTTGTCATCTAATAAAGCGACACCACCGACAACTGCTTCGTCATCTGCAAATAAACGGTCTCCATGAAATTCTTGATAATTGTCAAAGATGCGTTCAAAGTAGTCCAATGCAGTCAAGCGCTCTTTTGCGCGCGCTAATTGAACAATTTCATGTGCTGGTCTACCCATTATTCACGCCATCCTTTCATCGTATGCATTTTTACCAAAGAATGAATGCGATCACGTAGTTCTGTACGTTGCACAATTTGGTCAACAAAGCCATGTTCTAATAAGAATTCAGCTTTCTGGAAATCCTCTGGTAATTCTTGCTTAATTGTTTGCTCAATCACGCGACGACCTGCAAAACCAATCAAAGCTTGTGGTTCAGCTAAAATAATATCGCCTTCCATCGCAAAGCTTGCAGTTACACCACCCGTCGTAGGGTCAGTCAAAATCGTTAGATAAAATAAGCCTTTGTTACTGTGGCGTTTAACCGCAGCCGAGATTTTTGCCATTTGCATTAATGAAAAAATACCTTCTTGCATTCTTGCACCACCAGAAGCAGTGAACAAAACAACGGGTAAATTTAATTCAGTTGCTTTTTCAAATAAACGGGTAATTTTTTCACCTACAACCGTTCCCATACTTCCCATGATAAAATGAGAATCCATGATTCCTAAAGCAACTTCTTCACCTAAAACAACTGCTTTGCCGGTTAATACAGCTTCATGTAAATGCGTTTTTTCACGCATTTGTTGAATTTTTTCTTTGTAATTTGGAAAGTTTAACGGATCCGTTGTTTCAATGTCCGTATCCCATTCTTCAAAACTTTTTTCGTCAATCGTCAAAGCAATTCGTTCCCAAGCTGTAATACGGAAATTATAACCACAATTAGGGCAGACTTTTTCTGCCCCAATTTCTTTGGTATAAAGGGTATGTTTACAACTTGGACATTTCGCCCACATATTATCTGGCACAGAAGGTTCATTGATTGGCGTTGTGTCTCGATTTGGATTAATACGAATATAATCCTTTTTCTTCTTGAATAATGCCATAGATTTCCCTCCTAAACTTCAGGCGTCCAATTTGGTAAAAATTCTTCTTGTAAGAATGCTGTACTATAATCGCCAGCAATTACTTTGGGATGACTAATTAAATCCAGTTGAAATTCTGCATTAGTCACAACACCATCTGTAACTAACTCACTTAGAGCACGTTGCATTTTCATCAACGCTTCAAAACGATTATCTCCATAAACAATAACTTTTGCAATCATTGAATCATAATATGGTGGAATCGTATAACCTGAATACATCGCACTGTCAACGCGTAAGCCCATCCCACCACTTGGTAGCAATAAGTTATGAATTTTACCAGGCGATGGTGCAAAGTTAAACGCAGGGTTTTCGGCATTAATACGGCATTCAATCGCATGGCCTTTTAACACAATATCCTCTTGTTTTAAGCCTAGCTCTTCACCACTAGCAATTTCCAATTGTTTTTTTACTAGATCCACACCAGTAACCATCTCTGTAATAGGATGTTCTACTTGAATTCGTGTATTCATTTCCATAAAGTAAAATGAACCGGCTTCATCCATTAAAAATTCAATGGTACCTGCATTTTGATAATCTACAGCTTGAGCTGCTCGAACTGCCGCCATACCAATTTCTTGACGCTTTTCAGCAGAAATAACAACAGAAGGTGATTCTTCTAAAACTTTTTGATTGTTACGTTGCAATGAACAATCACGTTCGCCTAAATGAATGATATTTCCAAAGTTATCACCTAAAATTTGTACTTCAATATGACGAGCTGGATATACGATTTTTTCAATATACATATCGTCGTTACCAAAGGCCGCTTTAGCTTCTTGTTGTGCAGATGAGAAATGTTGAGGTAATTCTTCTTTTGTTAAAACTTTACGAATTCCTTTACCTCCACCGCCTGCTGCAGCTTTTAACATTACAGGATAGCCAATTTCTTCAGCAATCGTCAGTGCTTCTTCCACATCCGCAACAGCGCCATCACTACCTGGAATGACTGGTACATTGGCTTCAATCATCAAACGACGTGCATTGATTTTATTTCCCATATCATCAATTGTTTTGCTTTTCGGTCCAATAAAGACAATATTGCACTCTTCACACATTGAGGCAAAACGACTATTTTCGGAAAGAAATCCAAAACCAGGATGAATTGCTTCAGCTTTTGTTACAATAGCTGCGCTTAAAATTTGTTGCACGTTCAAATAAGAATCGGAAGCTTTAGCAGGGCCAATACAAATGGCTTCATCTGCTAATTCAGCATGTAATGCATTTTTGTCTGCTTCTGAGTAAACTGCGACTGTTCGTACGCCTAATTCACGACAAGCACGAATGATACGTACCGCAATTTCTCCGCGATTTGCAATTAATATCTTTGAAAACATAAGTCACCTATCCAATCATGAAGGTTAATTCAGCTTCGGCAACTTTTTTGCCATCCACTTTCGCTACACCTTTACCAATTCCAGCAGAAGCTTTTACTTTGATAATTTCCACTTCTAGAATTAGTGTATCTCCTGGTGTTACTTTTTTACGGAATTTTGCTTTATCAATTCCACCGAAATAAGCTGTTTTACCACGAAATTGCTCTAATGATAACAATGCTACTGCGCCAGCTTGAGCCATCGCTTCAACAATTAAGACACCAGGCATTACTGGTTCGTGAGGAAAATGACCTTGGAAAAATGGTTCATTGATTGTTACGTTTTTCTTAGCAACAACACGTTCGCCGTCTACTAATTCTTCTACGCGATCAATCAATAACATCGGATAACGATGAGGGATAATCTCTTTGATTTCTTGAATATTCAATACAGTCATAATTAACCTTCTTTCACACGGAACAGCGGTTGGTTAAATTCAACCACTTGTTCGTTTTCTACTAAAACTTCTACAACTTCACCCGAAATATCACTTGTAATTTCATTCATGACTTTCATTGCTTCAACAATACAAACAACTTCGCCTTTTTGGACACGATCGCCAACTTGTTTGAAGTTTGGTTTGTCTGGGCTTGGTTTTAAGTATACTACACCTACTAGGGGTGAAACAATTTCTGTTCCCGCAATTACTTCTGGCACTGGTTGTGCTGGTGTAGCTTGAACCGGTGCAGAAGCTGGTTGAACAGCTGCTTCAATTACTTGAGGTTGTTGTACTGGTGCTGATTGTACTACCGGCACAGTATTTTGTGTGCGTGATACGCTATTTTTATTTAAATATAATTCGAAATTTCCATCTTTTAGATTAAATTCAGTTAATGTGGATTGATCAAAAAGAGAAAGTAAGTCCTTTAACTCATTCAGTTCCATCCTTATGCCTCCCAACGTTTCATCAAAATAACTGCATTATGACCACCAAAACCAAGTGAATTGCTCATCGCATAGGTTAATTCTGCAGGTTTGCTTTCATTAATCACAACGTTTAAGTCAATTTCTGGATCTTGTTCTGTCACATTAATATTGGGTGGAATAAATTGATGTTGTAACGCTAATAATGTCGCAACGGCTTCCACTCCACCAGCTGCTCCTAATAAGTGACCAGTCATAGATTTCGTACTACTTACATACGTCTCTTTATAACTATCTCCTAATCCATAATGAATAGCAGTTGCTTCTGATACATCATTAGCTGGTGTACTTGTACCATGAGCATTGATATAACCAACTTCTGAAGGTTCAATCCCTGCCTCTGACATGGCTAATTTTATCGCTTTACCTGCACCTGAACCATCAGGATTTGGAGCAGTCATATGATACGCATCACAGTTTGCACCATAGCCTACAACTTCACCTAAAATATTTGCACCACGCGCTAGAGCATGTTCTAAGGATTCTAATAATAGAACTCCAGCTCCTTCACCCATAACAAAACCACTACGGTCTTTATCAAATGGTGTAGATGCTTTATTCGGATCAGATTCAGTTGTTAAAGCTGTTAAGGAAGCAAATCCAGCAATACCGATTTCACAAATCGTTGCTTCTGAACCGCCTGCAAGCATAACGTCTGCATAACCATGTTTGATATTACGGAACGCTTCTCCGACAGAATGTGTACCTGACGCACATGCAGTTACTGTCGTAGTACAAATTCCTCTAGCGCCTACACGTAATGCGATGTTTCCAGCAACCATATTTACGATTGACATTGGTACAAACATGGGTGAGACACGTTTAGGGCCTTTCGCATTCATTCGTGTTACTTGATCTTGAATTGTTGGTAAGCCACCGATGCCTGAACCAACCATCACACCAAAACGATCTGCATCGATCGCTTTCGTATCTAGTTGTGCCATTTCAATGGCATCTAAAGCTGCATGAATACCGAAAAGTGAAAATTCATCCATACGTTTCGTATCTTTTTTAACAAAATATTTTTCTAATGGAAAATCTTTGACTTCACCTGCAACAGAAATTCCTGTTGCTTCTGCATCAAATTTTGTAATTGGACCAATTCCATTGGTACCTTCTTTTAAACTTGTTAAGAATGTTTCTGGATCATTTCCGATTGGTGAAACGACACCATAACCTGTAATTACTACTCGATTCATAAATTTTCTCCTCTCTTAACCGTGCATGACCAATCCACCGTCAACATTTAAGACTTGACCAGTGATATATGGACTTTTTGCTAAGAAAATAGCAGTTTGAGCAACATCATCTACGTTTCCAAAACGTTGTAATGGAATCGTTTGTGTTACTTGTTCTTTCACTTTATCAGATAAAACATCTGTCATGTCTGTTTGGATAAATCCAGGAGCAATCGCATTACAAGTAATGCCTCGTGGCGCTACTTCTCTGGCTACTGATTTAGTAAAACCAACAACACCTGCTTTACTTGCTGCATAATTTGCTTGGCCTGCATTTCCCATCAATCCTGAAACACTTGAAAGATTAATGATTACGCCTTCACGTTGTTTCAACATTTTTTTCATGACTTGTTGGGTCATGTTAAATGTACCTGTCAAATTAATTTTCAAGACTTGTTCGAAATCTTCTTCTGTCATACGAAGCAACAACTTATCATTAGTGATGCCTGCATTATTGACTAAGACATTTACCGCCCCTAATTTTTCTTCTGCTTCTTTAATCATTTCGCCTGCATTTTTAAAGTCTGAAATATCGCCAGAAACGCCCACACATTTCACACCAAATTCTTCTATAGAAGCAATTAGTTCTTCTGAAATATCACGACGACCATTT includes:
- a CDS encoding amino acid ABC transporter permease, whose amino-acid sequence is MDYSFLSTYYNYFISGTLVTLIISFITIILGTILGVIFALMKLSSVRPFRWLANIYIEVFRGTPMLVQILISIGLLHKVFNLPTIPIGVLDIDFGRLLPGIIALSLNSGAYVAEIVRAGINAVEVGQSEAAGSLGLRPAQTMRYVILPQAMRNILPPLGNEFIVLIKDSSLLSTIGIYELMNSAQIVITSSFIPMKPLYVAASIYFILTFTTSQILKIWEKKLGKGYRR
- a CDS encoding transporter substrate-binding domain-containing protein translates to MKKIIGLTSIVIGLFALAACGGGETAGSGSSKASEATNQLEEIKEAGVLKVGTSADFAPFEFHAMIDGKDTIVGADIDMVNALAKELGIPKVEFSDMEFNAVLAALEQGQVDIAVSGISATEERKKSIDFTMNYFLPEQKVIVHKDNLDKYKEVSDLSGKKVGAQKGSIQESIVKDQLPDSQIVSVPKVPSLVLELKQGSIDALVAESAVAESYVGQNDDIAIADVALETAEDEAYAIALPKGSTELQEALNEALQKLIDDGEIAEFVQKNTDLANENASK
- a CDS encoding VOC family protein → MSTMVFVNFPVKDVAASTAFYEKLGFKKNEEFSTEQTSSMVWDDNFWIMLLDHSFYQLFIKDRTIADTKTQSATLIAFSLNSAEEVKNFGKIAEENGGSVYKVDMGIPEDQMYGLEVIDLDGNTLEPTWMQV
- a CDS encoding acyl-CoA thioesterase, coding for MQETYCRLSKVIQTHRIFPFDLNPFGFLFGGKLMTLIDDAASISVTRHCRRGAVTASLDQLNFLKPLHNNHSVCIESYVSGAHNRSMEVFVKVIGEDLVTGERYLAATCFTTFVAVPSHMNEETEFTVPKVIPETEEEQLVCGGYEKRRASRLEERSAYKEFAAKLSIDLPWSE
- a CDS encoding acetyl-CoA carboxylase carboxyl transferase subunit alpha, producing MGRPAHEIVQLARAKERLTALDYFERIFDNYQEFHGDRLFADDEAVVGGVALLDDKPVTVIGIQKGRNLPENLKRNFGSPHPEGYRKALRLMKQAEKFNRPVITFVNTAGAFCGIGAEERGEGEAIARNLLEMSDLSVPIIAIIIGEGGSGGALALALGDEVWMMEHSIYAVLSPEGFASILWKDGSRAKEAADLMKITAQELKELGIVERVIPETFRGEPLSEAAIVKRMKSDLIRKLKELSAKDLPELLEARYQRFRKY
- the accD gene encoding acetyl-CoA carboxylase, carboxyltransferase subunit beta translates to MALFKKKKDYIRINPNRDTTPINEPSVPDNMWAKCPSCKHTLYTKEIGAEKVCPNCGYNFRITAWERIALTIDEKSFEEWDTDIETTDPLNFPNYKEKIQQMREKTHLHEAVLTGKAVVLGEEVALGIMDSHFIMGSMGTVVGEKITRLFEKATELNLPVVLFTASGGARMQEGIFSLMQMAKISAAVKRHSNKGLFYLTILTDPTTGGVTASFAMEGDIILAEPQALIGFAGRRVIEQTIKQELPEDFQKAEFLLEHGFVDQIVQRTELRDRIHSLVKMHTMKGWRE
- a CDS encoding acetyl-CoA carboxylase biotin carboxylase subunit — translated: MFSKILIANRGEIAVRIIRACRELGVRTVAVYSEADKNALHAELADEAICIGPAKASDSYLNVQQILSAAIVTKAEAIHPGFGFLSENSRFASMCEECNIVFIGPKSKTIDDMGNKINARRLMIEANVPVIPGSDGAVADVEEALTIAEEIGYPVMLKAAAGGGGKGIRKVLTKEELPQHFSSAQQEAKAAFGNDDMYIEKIVYPARHIEVQILGDNFGNIIHLGERDCSLQRNNQKVLEESPSVVISAEKRQEIGMAAVRAAQAVDYQNAGTIEFLMDEAGSFYFMEMNTRIQVEHPITEMVTGVDLVKKQLEIASGEELGLKQEDIVLKGHAIECRINAENPAFNFAPSPGKIHNLLLPSGGMGLRVDSAMYSGYTIPPYYDSMIAKVIVYGDNRFEALMKMQRALSELVTDGVVTNAEFQLDLISHPKVIAGDYSTAFLQEEFLPNWTPEV
- the fabZ gene encoding 3-hydroxyacyl-ACP dehydratase FabZ, giving the protein MNIQEIKEIIPHRYPMLLIDRVEELVDGERVVAKKNVTINEPFFQGHFPHEPVMPGVLIVEAMAQAGAVALLSLEQFRGKTAYFGGIDKAKFRKKVTPGDTLILEVEIIKVKASAGIGKGVAKVDGKKVAEAELTFMIG
- the accB gene encoding acetyl-CoA carboxylase biotin carboxyl carrier protein translates to MELNELKDLLSLFDQSTLTEFNLKDGNFELYLNKNSVSRTQNTVPVVQSAPVQQPQVIEAAVQPASAPVQATPAQPVPEVIAGTEIVSPLVGVVYLKPSPDKPNFKQVGDRVQKGEVVCIVEAMKVMNEITSDISGEVVEVLVENEQVVEFNQPLFRVKEG
- the fabF gene encoding beta-ketoacyl-ACP synthase II — encoded protein: MNRVVITGYGVVSPIGNDPETFLTSLKEGTNGIGPITKFDAEATGISVAGEVKDFPLEKYFVKKDTKRMDEFSLFGIHAALDAIEMAQLDTKAIDADRFGVMVGSGIGGLPTIQDQVTRMNAKGPKRVSPMFVPMSIVNMVAGNIALRVGARGICTTTVTACASGTHSVGEAFRNIKHGYADVMLAGGSEATICEIGIAGFASLTALTTESDPNKASTPFDKDRSGFVMGEGAGVLLLESLEHALARGANILGEVVGYGANCDAYHMTAPNPDGSGAGKAIKLAMSEAGIEPSEVGYINAHGTSTPANDVSEATAIHYGLGDSYKETYVSSTKSMTGHLLGAAGGVEAVATLLALQHQFIPPNINVTEQDPEIDLNVVINESKPAELTYAMSNSLGFGGHNAVILMKRWEA
- the fabG gene encoding 3-oxoacyl-[acyl-carrier-protein] reductase, with protein sequence MELKDKTVFVTGSTRGIGLAIAKAFAKEGANIVLNGRRDISEELIASIEEFGVKCVGVSGDISDFKNAGEMIKEAEEKLGAVNVLVNNAGITNDKLLLRMTEEDFEQVLKINLTGTFNMTQQVMKKMLKQREGVIINLSSVSGLMGNAGQANYAASKAGVVGFTKSVAREVAPRGITCNAIAPGFIQTDMTDVLSDKVKEQVTQTIPLQRFGNVDDVAQTAIFLAKSPYITGQVLNVDGGLVMHG